A region from the Leptospira venezuelensis genome encodes:
- a CDS encoding histidine kinase dimerization/phosphoacceptor domain -containing protein codes for MLTKPKILVVEDEIIVAVNLGQKLKKLGYDLVGITSSGEEAIQKAEENHPDLVLMDINIEGNLDGIQTAELLRNRFQTPVIYLTAYADENTLNRAKRTQPLGYIVKPFESDQLRSSIEVALYKNELEHRNRKNEESLKSTLNQMESGIITTDENGLVLFCNPVAEKIAGLSYAESIGLSLTKILRLEDSNFSSYTLPLSDVLISHQTIEKNGIFAIDAIGTKTAVSVQISPILNTEGKSSGSITVLRLGESDNTNQSYLKEIHHRIKNNLTVISSLLSMNASNLKDQETLDIFKDSQHRIQAVALLHEVLYENHDLSSISFDLYVRKLTDLLFEVYKVDRSKFKLVLDIQTPKIPSEMGMNCALIINELLTNSFKHGFKGRENGSILIRFSLNDEQYFLEVKDDGIGLSDDTITQTRNSGSLGLSLVDSFVKLLRGKLSLENENGCKVTLSFPAKHET; via the coding sequence ATGCTCACAAAACCTAAGATCCTAGTTGTAGAAGATGAGATCATAGTCGCAGTTAACTTGGGTCAGAAACTTAAAAAATTAGGTTACGATCTTGTGGGCATCACATCCTCCGGTGAGGAAGCCATCCAAAAGGCAGAGGAAAATCATCCTGACCTGGTCCTAATGGATATTAATATAGAAGGGAATCTGGACGGGATCCAAACTGCGGAACTCCTACGAAACCGATTCCAAACCCCTGTTATTTATCTTACAGCATACGCGGACGAAAACACCCTCAATAGAGCCAAAAGAACCCAGCCTTTAGGTTATATAGTTAAACCTTTCGAATCTGACCAACTCCGCTCTTCGATCGAAGTAGCTTTGTATAAAAATGAGTTAGAACATAGAAACCGCAAAAACGAAGAGTCTTTAAAATCTACTTTAAACCAAATGGAATCGGGGATCATCACCACTGATGAAAACGGCTTAGTATTATTCTGTAATCCGGTAGCAGAAAAGATCGCTGGATTAAGTTATGCTGAATCCATAGGACTTTCCTTAACAAAGATTTTAAGATTAGAAGACTCAAATTTTTCCTCTTATACTCTCCCTCTTTCAGATGTATTAATTTCTCACCAAACGATTGAGAAAAATGGAATATTCGCAATTGATGCGATCGGAACTAAAACTGCGGTATCCGTTCAGATCTCTCCTATCTTAAACACAGAAGGAAAATCCAGCGGCAGTATTACTGTTCTCCGTTTGGGAGAATCAGACAATACAAACCAATCCTATCTGAAAGAGATCCATCATAGGATCAAAAACAATCTTACTGTTATTTCCTCTTTGCTAAGTATGAATGCTTCTAACCTGAAGGACCAAGAAACCTTGGATATTTTCAAGGACAGTCAGCATAGAATACAAGCAGTAGCACTTCTGCACGAAGTGCTTTATGAAAACCATGATCTATCTTCTATCAGTTTCGATCTATACGTGCGAAAACTTACCGATCTTTTATTCGAAGTATATAAAGTGGATCGTTCTAAGTTCAAACTAGTGTTGGATATTCAAACTCCCAAGATCCCAAGCGAGATGGGAATGAACTGTGCATTAATCATAAACGAACTTCTAACTAATTCATTCAAACATGGGTTCAAAGGTAGAGAGAACGGTTCTATATTGATCCGTTTTAGTTTGAATGACGAACAATATTTCTTGGAAGTCAAAGATGACGGTATTGGATTATCTGATGATACAATAACCCAAACACGCAATTCAGGCTCTTTGGGACTTTCCTTGGTAGATTCTTTCGTAAAACTTCTAAGAGGAAAACTAAGCTTAGAAAACGAAAACGGCTGCAAGGTCACCTTAAGCTTCCCGGCAAAACACGAGACCTAA
- a CDS encoding crotonase/enoyl-CoA hydratase family protein — protein sequence MKTNFEFFEIVEREDGVAIVFLNRPDKRNAMNWSFWRDLPDAVHEINSNQKIRSFVVAARGKSFSTGLDLDSFFQEFGSVVQGTYGDDRKKFYELILRMQKGINAVYDSPKPSIAAVQKHCIGGGLDLISACDIRYATYDASISLREAKVAIVADMGSINRLPSIIGQGNTRELAYTGKDIDGEEALRMGLVSKLFKDQDQLLEGAIATASEIAANPRIVVEGTKEVMNYSEGKPLAVGLNYVAVWNSSFMDSRDFREAMKAFKDRKRPEYNKN from the coding sequence ATGAAGACAAACTTTGAATTCTTTGAAATCGTCGAGAGAGAAGACGGAGTAGCCATCGTCTTCCTAAACCGTCCCGACAAAAGAAATGCGATGAACTGGAGTTTCTGGAGAGATCTTCCAGATGCAGTACACGAAATTAACTCCAATCAAAAAATCAGATCCTTCGTAGTCGCTGCAAGAGGCAAATCATTCTCCACAGGTTTGGACCTGGACTCATTCTTCCAAGAATTTGGATCAGTAGTACAAGGCACATACGGTGACGATCGTAAAAAATTCTACGAACTCATCCTAAGAATGCAGAAAGGTATCAACGCAGTTTACGATTCTCCTAAACCTTCTATCGCCGCAGTCCAAAAACATTGTATTGGTGGTGGACTGGATCTGATCTCCGCTTGCGATATTCGTTATGCGACGTACGACGCAAGTATTTCCTTAAGAGAAGCAAAGGTAGCAATTGTTGCGGATATGGGCTCTATCAATAGGCTTCCTTCTATCATTGGCCAAGGAAACACAAGAGAACTCGCCTATACAGGTAAGGACATCGACGGAGAAGAAGCTCTTAGAATGGGGCTTGTTTCCAAATTGTTCAAAGACCAAGACCAACTTTTGGAAGGTGCAATCGCAACAGCGTCCGAAATCGCTGCAAATCCAAGGATAGTGGTAGAAGGTACTAAAGAAGTAATGAACTACTCCGAAGGAAAACCTCTGGCAGTTGGTTTGAACTATGTCGCAGTTTGGAATTCCAGCTTTATGGATTCGAGAGATTTTAGAGAAGCGATGAAAGCCTTTAAAGATAGAAAAAGGCCGGAATATAATAAGAACTAA
- a CDS encoding tetratricopeptide repeat protein, translated as MGFRELIISAIHRERQREFTKAFNLYKESLNFTQNPKTVVKVKNRQAWCQYYIGNTRETLNLFQELQDRFSTHPESRLYYANYLIKVHNFKSAKKILTSAIELFPDQLELYLTLASLLKDTDRSNEAIQVLKQALSQEKLSRGRGIKRKDIWSELGYLYYQRGDYNSALASLKTAMRMDEEETFLHYDMIAQCYLKVSDHKNALKFIDLYIKYFGESDADILVVKARAHAQLQESHLACASLLQAYSMENGLKLSAEDMVDFGPLLQTGFFDTLENVEIDEA; from the coding sequence GTGGGTTTTCGGGAACTGATCATAAGCGCCATCCATAGGGAAAGGCAGAGAGAATTTACTAAGGCGTTCAACCTATACAAGGAATCCCTGAATTTTACCCAAAATCCCAAAACCGTCGTGAAGGTGAAAAATCGCCAAGCTTGGTGCCAATACTATATTGGGAATACCAGAGAAACTCTGAATCTTTTCCAGGAATTGCAGGATCGTTTTTCCACACATCCGGAAAGCAGACTGTATTATGCGAATTACCTCATCAAGGTTCACAATTTTAAATCTGCTAAAAAGATACTTACATCGGCCATTGAACTATTTCCGGACCAATTGGAATTATACCTAACTCTTGCAAGCTTATTAAAAGATACTGATAGATCGAATGAAGCAATCCAAGTATTAAAACAGGCTTTATCTCAGGAAAAACTTTCTAGGGGAAGAGGGATCAAACGAAAAGATATTTGGTCCGAGCTTGGATATTTGTATTATCAAAGGGGTGATTATAACTCAGCATTGGCTTCTTTAAAAACTGCCATGAGAATGGATGAAGAAGAGACTTTCCTGCATTATGATATGATCGCTCAGTGTTATCTAAAAGTTTCAGATCATAAGAACGCGCTTAAATTTATAGATTTATACATCAAATATTTTGGAGAATCGGACGCTGATATACTCGTTGTGAAAGCAAGAGCCCACGCCCAATTACAAGAAAGCCACTTAGCCTGCGCATCTCTACTACAGGCTTATTCTATGGAAAATGGTCTTAAACTTTCCGCAGAGGATATGGTGGATTTCGGTCCACTTTTGCAGACCGGTTTTTTTGATACATTAGAGAATGTTGAAATAGACGAGGCCTGA
- a CDS encoding FecR family protein has product MKILSALFFLSLTCVLFSCGKKETNIGKGVITFVVGDVTLERGSEKSKAEVNKEIQNGDVLVTDEGSTAMIAFGENASLLEIQSDSKFRFDDIKSDKKFFQEKGRSWLLSNKLVKGEGLSLGTPTTTAGVRGTKFYTTVIDDMTLICHCQGKVELENSSDHSKMIPTSDYLTVTKGTKTIVIDKDDLLKIGIPYSHNHSEVNNSPVGEKNNLKLEDFLKIQNLAKKKLAGK; this is encoded by the coding sequence ATGAAAATCTTATCAGCTCTATTTTTTCTAAGTTTAACATGTGTTTTGTTTTCTTGCGGTAAAAAGGAAACGAATATAGGTAAAGGAGTGATTACATTCGTTGTAGGGGATGTGACCCTTGAAAGAGGTTCCGAAAAATCCAAGGCAGAAGTGAACAAAGAAATCCAAAACGGAGACGTATTGGTTACGGACGAAGGTTCCACCGCAATGATTGCATTTGGAGAAAATGCTTCTTTGTTGGAGATTCAATCAGATTCAAAATTTCGCTTTGACGACATCAAATCGGACAAAAAATTTTTCCAAGAAAAAGGAAGATCTTGGCTTCTCTCTAATAAACTTGTAAAAGGGGAAGGATTAAGTTTAGGAACTCCAACAACTACTGCGGGAGTAAGAGGAACTAAATTTTATACTACTGTAATAGATGATATGACGCTTATCTGCCATTGCCAAGGTAAAGTGGAGTTAGAAAATTCTTCGGACCATTCTAAAATGATCCCTACGTCTGATTATCTTACAGTTACAAAAGGAACAAAAACAATTGTGATCGATAAGGATGATTTATTGAAGATTGGAATTCCTTATTCTCATAACCATAGTGAAGTGAATAATTCACCGGTTGGAGAAAAGAACAATCTTAAGTTGGAGGACTTCCTGAAGATCCAAAATCTTGCTAAGAAAAAATTAGCTGGGAAGTGA
- a CDS encoding TfoX/Sxy family protein, with product MAINEKTAERVRKTLTKQKEVEEKKMFGGLWFMVNGKMCVCVRDEELMFRIDPKDYEFVLEKKKARPMIHNGNLMKGFVFVNIEEVRSEKEFGYWMGLAQDYNKTAKATNKKTKRKVPAPKKTSKKK from the coding sequence ATGGCAATTAACGAAAAAACAGCCGAACGCGTTCGAAAAACTCTTACTAAACAGAAAGAGGTTGAGGAGAAAAAAATGTTCGGCGGCCTCTGGTTCATGGTAAACGGAAAGATGTGCGTTTGCGTCAGGGACGAGGAACTTATGTTTAGAATAGATCCCAAAGATTACGAATTCGTTTTAGAAAAGAAAAAGGCAAGACCGATGATCCATAATGGAAATCTGATGAAAGGTTTTGTATTCGTAAATATAGAAGAAGTAAGATCTGAGAAAGAGTTTGGATACTGGATGGGGCTTGCACAGGATTATAATAAAACTGCCAAAGCTACTAATAAAAAGACAAAACGGAAAGTCCCTGCTCCCAAGAAAACTTCTAAGAAAAAATAA
- a CDS encoding helix-turn-helix transcriptional regulator, which produces MEIFFIVPMVASLANLSCLIENIGRDHPFHRLMTVFYLAVGIQNGATAAMCLTSSNELGLAWWIFQCHSFFSLAPILAGMAGFCTGRRILNPLTVFVLVAAILADFLCSSIPHYFVVGFNHFSFGHGPQLSLFGGMIGAGVHVLGMCVCIYFFLKPVKWNVFFDKKFFIIIFLLWWMALFSNFLPLYGIELPPLHPVADAALSVTLSVYLNRYNQGSPGLFRIAANILISIAVGILIGMLFWPVFKSLPFREVYITAISALTACSFLSFLVFHLYRTANVIPKAEFNLEEYGLSKQEIRICELLNEGHSRSFIQLVLNVSNGTLRNHLKNIYAKVLPESKSSSKDQLQRLTVILAKRKIDKK; this is translated from the coding sequence TTGGAAATTTTTTTCATAGTACCAATGGTGGCATCACTTGCCAACCTTAGCTGTTTGATTGAGAATATAGGAAGAGATCATCCTTTCCATAGGCTCATGACTGTATTCTATCTAGCTGTAGGGATCCAAAATGGAGCAACTGCCGCTATGTGCCTCACTTCTTCTAACGAATTGGGGCTTGCTTGGTGGATTTTCCAATGCCATTCCTTTTTTAGTCTGGCACCTATACTTGCAGGCATGGCTGGTTTTTGTACGGGCAGAAGAATCTTAAATCCGCTTACAGTATTTGTACTAGTTGCTGCGATCCTCGCAGACTTTTTATGTTCTTCTATACCTCATTACTTTGTGGTTGGTTTTAATCATTTTTCTTTCGGTCATGGTCCTCAACTTTCTTTATTCGGAGGTATGATCGGAGCGGGCGTACATGTACTTGGAATGTGCGTTTGTATCTACTTCTTCTTAAAACCTGTAAAATGGAATGTATTCTTTGATAAAAAATTCTTCATTATAATTTTCTTACTTTGGTGGATGGCTTTATTCTCTAACTTTTTGCCTTTATATGGAATAGAATTGCCACCTCTTCATCCGGTCGCAGATGCAGCCCTTTCAGTAACATTATCAGTTTATCTAAATCGATACAACCAAGGAAGTCCTGGATTATTTAGGATCGCGGCAAACATCCTGATCTCCATTGCGGTTGGGATCTTAATCGGAATGTTATTCTGGCCAGTTTTCAAATCTTTACCATTTCGAGAAGTGTATATCACTGCAATTTCTGCCTTAACAGCTTGTAGTTTCTTGTCCTTCTTAGTCTTTCATTTATATAGGACTGCAAATGTAATTCCAAAAGCCGAATTCAATTTAGAAGAATATGGTCTATCTAAACAAGAGATCCGTATCTGCGAACTATTGAACGAAGGACATAGTAGATCTTTTATTCAACTTGTCCTAAATGTATCGAATGGAACTCTGAGAAATCATTTGAAAAATATTTATGCAAAAGTGCTCCCTGAATCGAAGTCCAGCTCCAAGGACCAACTCCAAAGATTGACTGTTATTTTAGCTAAAAGAAAGATAGATAAGAAGTAA
- a CDS encoding DUF1330 domain-containing protein → MKYYSVAELNITSARWIPAYVRNVTKMVEKFGGRYLSRTTNMERMEGERKLPQLFLIIEWPSKEAVQNFYNSEEYKPFLESRLKGSDGEFILVPGEDVNQLANVPE, encoded by the coding sequence ATGAAGTATTACTCTGTTGCAGAATTGAATATCACCAGCGCTCGCTGGATCCCAGCATACGTTCGTAATGTAACCAAAATGGTGGAAAAATTCGGGGGAAGATATCTTTCCAGAACTACCAATATGGAGAGAATGGAAGGGGAAAGAAAACTTCCTCAGTTATTCTTAATCATCGAATGGCCGTCCAAAGAAGCGGTCCAAAACTTCTATAATTCGGAAGAATACAAACCATTTCTGGAAAGTAGACTCAAAGGTTCCGACGGTGAATTTATTTTGGTTCCTGGAGAAGATGTGAATCAGCTTGCGAATGTCCCAGAGTAA
- a CDS encoding flavin-containing monooxygenase has translation MQKEHFDVITVGAGLSGISAGYHLQKLCPGKKYTILESRADIGGTWSLFRYPGIRSDSDMFTLGYSFRPWKEAKAIADGPSILNYVRDTASEFGIDRNIRFEHRVTSTFWSSKENFWTLNVEVGPKKEKRTYTADFLYICSGYYNYDKGFTPNFPGVKNFKGQIIHPQHWPENLDYKGKKVVVIGSGATAVTLVPSMADDASHVTMLQRSPTYITSLPSKDIVADFLRFILPAKLAHHITRIKNILIQIWFYQVCKRFPNFAKWLIRLRLKVSLPKGYDIDTHFKPNYQPWDQRVCLVPDSDLFKSISKGKASIVTDHIETFTSNGIKLKSGKELEADIIVTATGLELLAIGGIQLKVDGEEIDISKHFTFKGLMLSGVPNFAFCVGYTNASWTLRADLTSTYVARLLNHMEAKGYKQCVPICDPAKMEKEPILDLNSGYIKRAIDQFPQRGANRPWRFHQNYLMDLFDINFANVNDSNLSFG, from the coding sequence ATGCAAAAAGAACATTTTGATGTGATCACCGTAGGAGCTGGTTTATCAGGAATAAGTGCTGGTTATCATCTGCAAAAACTTTGCCCGGGAAAAAAATACACAATCTTGGAAAGTAGAGCGGATATCGGCGGAACATGGAGTTTATTTCGTTATCCGGGAATTCGTTCAGATTCAGATATGTTCACCTTGGGTTATTCATTCCGGCCTTGGAAAGAAGCGAAGGCAATCGCAGACGGACCTTCTATCCTAAACTATGTGAGAGACACGGCATCTGAATTTGGAATTGATCGTAATATCAGATTCGAACATCGAGTAACATCAACCTTTTGGTCCAGTAAAGAAAATTTTTGGACTTTGAATGTAGAAGTGGGTCCTAAAAAAGAGAAGCGGACTTACACCGCTGATTTTCTGTATATCTGCAGTGGTTATTATAATTATGATAAAGGATTCACTCCGAATTTTCCTGGAGTAAAAAACTTTAAGGGCCAGATCATCCATCCTCAACATTGGCCGGAGAATTTAGATTATAAGGGCAAAAAGGTCGTAGTTATCGGAAGTGGTGCAACCGCAGTTACTCTAGTTCCATCCATGGCAGACGATGCTTCTCACGTTACTATGCTACAAAGATCACCGACCTATATCACAAGTCTTCCATCCAAGGACATCGTTGCAGATTTTTTAAGATTCATTCTGCCTGCAAAACTTGCTCATCATATCACTCGGATCAAAAACATTTTAATTCAAATTTGGTTTTACCAAGTCTGCAAAAGATTTCCTAACTTTGCAAAATGGTTGATCAGATTAAGATTAAAAGTTTCCCTCCCTAAAGGTTATGATATAGATACACATTTCAAACCGAATTACCAACCTTGGGACCAAAGAGTATGTTTGGTTCCTGACTCAGATCTTTTCAAATCAATCTCTAAAGGTAAAGCATCTATAGTCACAGATCATATCGAGACTTTCACATCCAATGGAATTAAATTAAAATCCGGAAAAGAATTGGAGGCAGATATCATAGTAACTGCAACAGGGTTGGAATTACTCGCGATCGGTGGGATCCAATTGAAAGTAGATGGCGAAGAAATAGATATTTCTAAACATTTTACTTTTAAAGGATTAATGCTAAGCGGAGTTCCTAATTTTGCATTCTGCGTGGGTTATACAAATGCTTCTTGGACATTGAGAGCCGATCTAACTTCTACCTATGTTGCAAGACTTCTGAACCATATGGAAGCAAAAGGTTACAAACAATGCGTGCCCATTTGTGATCCTGCAAAAATGGAAAAGGAACCAATCCTCGATCTAAACTCAGGATACATCAAAAGAGCAATAGACCAATTTCCTCAAAGGGGCGCAAATCGACCTTGGAGGTTCCATCAGAATTATCTAATGGATTTGTTCGATATAAATTTCGCGAACGTAAACGATTCAAATTTATCGTTCGGATAA
- a CDS encoding SDR family NAD(P)-dependent oxidoreductase codes for MKSFKNKVAAITGAGSGMGRELAIQLAEQHCNLALSDINEAGLAETVQLVKKKNPNVSVTSQKLDVSDRSAVFDWASKVAKDHNKVNLIFNNAGIAFGSTIEGFESKDFQRVMDINFGGVVHGTQAFLPYLKESGEGHIINTSSVFGIIAVPGTSAYNASKFAVRGFTETLRQELDLTKAKVSATSVHPGGIKTAIAKSSKTNDSVRALGLDPNTAGEKMSAQFITTAERAAKVILKGVKKNSRRVLIGPDAVFVDLMQRLLPTSYQVIIGKLLLKQMR; via the coding sequence ATGAAAAGTTTCAAAAATAAAGTCGCCGCTATTACTGGGGCCGGATCAGGAATGGGAAGGGAGCTTGCCATTCAACTCGCAGAACAACATTGTAATCTTGCACTATCTGATATAAACGAAGCAGGTCTTGCGGAAACAGTCCAATTAGTAAAGAAGAAGAATCCGAATGTTTCGGTCACAAGCCAAAAATTAGATGTATCAGACCGATCTGCAGTTTTTGATTGGGCTTCAAAAGTTGCTAAAGATCACAATAAGGTAAATTTAATATTCAATAATGCAGGGATCGCTTTCGGCTCTACTATAGAAGGATTCGAATCAAAAGATTTTCAAAGAGTAATGGATATCAACTTCGGTGGAGTTGTTCACGGAACCCAAGCTTTCCTACCTTACTTAAAAGAAAGTGGAGAAGGTCATATCATCAATACCTCGAGTGTATTCGGGATCATCGCCGTTCCTGGAACCTCCGCATACAATGCTTCCAAATTTGCGGTCAGAGGATTCACAGAGACCTTAAGACAAGAATTAGATCTTACAAAAGCCAAAGTCTCAGCAACCAGCGTCCATCCAGGCGGTATCAAAACTGCAATTGCAAAAAGTTCTAAGACCAATGATAGCGTGAGAGCACTTGGCTTGGATCCAAATACTGCAGGAGAAAAAATGTCGGCTCAATTTATCACAACGGCAGAACGTGCTGCAAAAGTGATCCTCAAAGGAGTAAAAAAGAATTCCCGAAGAGTTCTTATCGGGCCGGATGCGGTATTTGTGGATCTGATGCAGAGATTACTCCCTACTTCTTACCAAGTAATAATCGGGAAACTCCTACTCAAACAAATGAGATAG
- a CDS encoding response regulator, whose amino-acid sequence MGNLRILAVDDSATMRSLVQQTLGIGGYDVTLASDGKEGIDKFTDAEYDLVITDINMPVMDGLAFIREVRKRNTDVPILTLTTESEENIKQKGAEAGANGWVIKPFRPAQFLDIIKQVMQ is encoded by the coding sequence ATGGGAAACTTAAGAATACTAGCAGTAGATGATTCGGCTACTATGAGGAGTTTGGTCCAACAGACATTAGGGATAGGTGGCTATGACGTCACTCTTGCATCTGATGGAAAAGAGGGCATAGATAAATTCACCGATGCTGAATATGATCTGGTTATAACGGATATAAATATGCCTGTGATGGACGGACTTGCTTTTATACGAGAAGTAAGAAAAAGGAATACGGATGTCCCTATTCTAACCTTAACTACTGAGTCAGAAGAAAATATAAAGCAGAAGGGTGCAGAAGCAGGAGCAAACGGATGGGTGATTAAGCCGTTTCGCCCAGCACAATTCCTAGATATAATAAAACAAGTAATGCAGTGA
- a CDS encoding CheR family methyltransferase codes for MLDATFELMEAIKQATGVSLTEEKIYLLESRLSDILSDYNLSDFGQLSKKFKESSDLEFREKVIERVTTHETRFFRDESIFGAILERIIPEILERKQQKDAKIKIWSAACSTGQEPYSVAISIHEKYPQLFKNISITATDIAKDTIEKAKGGIFSAFEIGRGLSDAHLAKYFDPVSKGLYQVNDEIRSIIEFKQHNLIYDPYPSNCDLILCRNVSYYFDQQERKSLFNKIEKALNQDSFLILGSAESISEYSKNFIIREFGTCRFYELNPSNFTLFIKGA; via the coding sequence ATGTTAGATGCCACTTTCGAATTAATGGAAGCGATAAAACAGGCGACGGGAGTATCTCTAACCGAAGAGAAGATCTACCTTTTGGAAAGCCGTCTCTCAGATATATTATCAGATTATAATTTATCTGATTTCGGGCAATTGTCGAAAAAATTCAAAGAAAGTTCTGATCTTGAATTTAGGGAAAAAGTAATAGAAAGGGTAACAACCCACGAAACTAGATTTTTTAGGGATGAAAGTATTTTTGGAGCGATTTTAGAAAGGATCATCCCCGAAATATTGGAAAGAAAACAACAAAAGGATGCTAAGATTAAAATATGGTCAGCTGCATGTTCCACCGGACAAGAGCCTTACTCCGTTGCTATTTCCATTCACGAAAAATATCCTCAATTATTTAAGAATATCAGCATAACCGCAACGGATATAGCAAAGGATACGATAGAAAAAGCGAAGGGCGGAATTTTTTCGGCTTTCGAGATAGGAAGAGGGTTGTCGGATGCTCATCTCGCAAAGTATTTCGATCCCGTCTCCAAAGGTTTGTACCAGGTAAATGATGAGATAAGATCTATTATAGAATTTAAACAGCATAATCTGATCTATGATCCTTATCCATCCAACTGCGATTTAATACTTTGTAGGAATGTGTCTTATTATTTCGATCAGCAGGAAAGAAAAAGTTTGTTTAACAAAATAGAGAAGGCTTTGAATCAAGACAGCTTTCTTATTCTAGGTTCTGCGGAATCGATATCGGAATATTCCAAAAATTTCATCATTCGTGAGTTTGGTACATGCCGATTTTACGAATTGAATCCTTCCAACTTTACGTTATTTATTAAAGGAGCTTAA
- a CDS encoding protein-glutamate methylesterase/protein-glutamine glutaminase has translation MSALELPVEKNKASRKTSVFVVDDSLVYRNLLRNTFSQDGEIEFLGAAIDGKFALPKIAQLKPDFVILDVEMPQMNGIQTLEEIKSKFSDTKVIMLSSLTQEGAKITLKALDMGAIDFVPKPNGGQEGALSETLELLTSKIKALSPIKPIIQSPVEKKNIPVNVIQTKREKDCAICAIGISTGGPIVLRQLFQKLPPNLNGSIVIAQHMPPLFTNYLAESLSQAANMLIKEAEDGEVLQKGVAYIAPGGKQLEIVNGPSGPSTRVFNGPEEELCKPSVNILFKSLAENFPKETTAIIMTGMGEDGYLGMKELKNKGAYLLAQNRESCTVFGMPNRPVQEGLVDEVLDVDHIAERISNLLQRNSI, from the coding sequence GTGAGCGCCTTGGAATTACCTGTAGAAAAAAATAAGGCGTCGCGGAAGACCTCCGTCTTCGTCGTGGACGATTCTTTGGTCTATCGGAACCTTCTTCGGAATACTTTTTCTCAAGATGGTGAGATCGAATTTTTAGGAGCGGCGATAGATGGTAAGTTCGCCCTTCCTAAGATCGCTCAACTGAAACCTGACTTCGTGATCTTGGATGTAGAAATGCCCCAGATGAACGGGATCCAAACATTGGAGGAAATTAAATCTAAATTTTCGGACACAAAAGTGATTATGCTGAGTTCACTCACTCAAGAAGGAGCTAAGATCACATTAAAAGCGTTGGACATGGGGGCGATCGATTTCGTACCGAAACCAAATGGGGGTCAAGAAGGAGCGTTAAGCGAAACCTTGGAGTTATTGACTTCTAAGATCAAAGCCCTTAGTCCGATTAAGCCGATCATACAGAGTCCGGTAGAAAAGAAGAATATTCCTGTTAATGTGATCCAAACCAAAAGGGAGAAGGACTGTGCAATATGTGCGATAGGTATATCTACCGGAGGACCAATTGTTTTGCGCCAATTATTCCAAAAATTGCCGCCAAATCTTAATGGAAGTATTGTAATAGCGCAACATATGCCGCCTTTGTTCACCAACTATCTAGCAGAAAGTCTTTCGCAAGCTGCGAATATGCTGATCAAAGAAGCGGAGGACGGCGAAGTATTACAGAAAGGAGTAGCTTATATAGCTCCCGGAGGAAAACAACTCGAAATAGTTAACGGTCCTTCCGGTCCTTCTACAAGAGTGTTTAATGGTCCCGAAGAGGAATTATGTAAACCTTCAGTAAATATTCTATTTAAATCTTTGGCTGAAAATTTCCCGAAAGAAACAACAGCGATCATTATGACTGGAATGGGAGAAGACGGTTATCTTGGAATGAAAGAACTAAAGAACAAGGGAGCATACTTACTCGCTCAAAATCGAGAATCGTGTACCGTTTTCGGAATGCCTAATCGACCGGTACAAGAAGGACTCGTCGATGAAGTGTTGGATGTTGACCATATTGCCGAGAGGATCTCTAACCTATTACAAAGGAACTCAATATAA